From the Streptococcus sp. 29887 genome, one window contains:
- a CDS encoding TlyA family RNA methyltransferase produces the protein MAKERVDVLAYKQGLFETREQAKRGVMAGLVVSVINGERYDKPGEKIDEGIELKLKGEKLKYVSRGGLKLEKALQVFDLSVEGQTTIDIGASTGGFTDVMLQAGAKQVYAVDVGTNQLAWKLRQDERVISMEQYNFRYAELADFEVGQPSFASIDVSFISLGLILPALHGILADGGQVVALVKPQFEAGREHIGKNGIVKDKAVHIKVLEDVTAMAVATGFSVKSLSFSPVQGGHGNTEFLAHLEKSSQPSPIEHSEIRNIVDQAHEEFKKDE, from the coding sequence ATGGCTAAGGAAAGAGTAGATGTACTGGCTTACAAACAGGGGCTTTTTGAAACCAGAGAGCAGGCCAAGCGCGGTGTTATGGCAGGGCTAGTGGTATCGGTCATCAATGGCGAACGCTACGACAAACCAGGCGAGAAGATTGACGAGGGAATTGAGCTTAAACTCAAGGGCGAAAAACTCAAGTATGTCAGCCGTGGTGGTCTGAAATTGGAAAAGGCCTTGCAGGTTTTCGACCTATCAGTTGAGGGGCAAACGACCATTGATATTGGAGCTTCTACAGGTGGTTTTACGGATGTCATGTTGCAGGCTGGCGCCAAGCAGGTCTATGCTGTTGATGTCGGAACCAATCAACTGGCTTGGAAATTGCGCCAGGACGAGCGTGTCATCAGCATGGAACAGTACAATTTCCGTTATGCTGAGTTGGCGGATTTTGAAGTGGGTCAGCCAAGTTTTGCTTCGATTGATGTCAGTTTTATCTCTCTAGGCTTGATTTTACCAGCCCTTCACGGTATTTTGGCAGACGGTGGTCAGGTCGTGGCCTTGGTTAAACCCCAATTTGAAGCAGGTCGGGAGCATATCGGTAAGAACGGGATTGTCAAGGATAAGGCAGTTCACATCAAGGTCTTGGAGGATGTGACTGCTATGGCTGTCGCAACCGGTTTTTCTGTAAAGAGCCTTAGTTTTTCACCTGTTCAAGGCGGTCATGGCAACACGGAATTTTTAGCTCATTTGGAGAAATCAAGCCAGCCTAGCCCGATTGAACACAGTGAAATAAGAAATATAGTCGATCAAGCACACGAGGAATTTAAGAAGGATGAATAA
- a CDS encoding arginine repressor, translating to MNKRERLEVIKDLVVRFPIDTQEEIVERLEALGVHATQATVSRDIKELGIIKVPSADKGYVYGLPKSSLVKVKSNNILDFAVMDKMVNLKLVPGSATVVKRQICEYFQEEIFSIIADDDSILLILKDQETIPNLERTIKGW from the coding sequence ATGAATAAACGAGAACGATTAGAAGTCATTAAAGATTTGGTAGTCCGATTTCCCATTGATACTCAGGAAGAAATTGTGGAACGCTTGGAAGCCTTGGGGGTTCATGCAACCCAGGCTACGGTGTCCCGTGATATCAAGGAATTAGGCATTATCAAGGTTCCATCAGCTGACAAGGGATATGTCTATGGCTTGCCCAAAAGTAGCCTAGTCAAGGTCAAGTCCAATAATATTCTTGACTTTGCAGTCATGGACAAGATGGTCAACTTAAAATTGGTACCAGGGAGTGCAACGGTCGTAAAAAGGCAGATTTGTGAGTATTTCCAAGAGGAAATCTTCTCGATTATTGCTGATGATGACAGTATTCTGCTCATTCTGAAGGACCAGGAAACCATCCCCAATTTAGAACGTACGATAAAAGGGTGGTAG
- the recN gene encoding DNA repair protein RecN produces the protein MLLEVSIKNFAIIEQVSLNFEKGMTILSGETGAGKSIIIDAMNLMLGARATTDVIRHGAAKAEIEGLFSFENSRALEQILSEQGIEVADELIIRREILQNGRSVSRVNGQMVNLSVLKQIGQHLVDIHGQHDQEELMKAQHHIRLLDSFGEDEFWALKDRYQTTFDAYRSLRKRVLEKQKNEQEHKARIEMLEYQIAEIEAADLQSGEDVQLNQERDKLLNHKQIADTLTNAYALLDNEDFSSLNNLRSAMGDLQSLEEFDPEYQQLSSSLTEAYYVVEDVTKRLSDVVDNLDFDGNRLLQLESRLDLLHTITKKYGGTVDDVLDYFAKISEEYNLLTGNDLSGDDLEVQLKTMEKELVTLASQLSQSRHELAQLLEEIIRQELQDLYMEKARFQVRFAKGKFNREGNEMVEFYISTNPGEDFKPLVKVASGGELSRLMLAIKSAFARKEGKTSIVFDEVDTGVSGRVAQAIAQKIYKIGQYGQVLAISHLPQVIAIADYQFFIEKISDDHSTVSRVRLLTKEERIEEIAKMLAGDKITDAARSQAKELVEKG, from the coding sequence ATGTTATTAGAAGTTTCGATTAAGAATTTTGCCATTATTGAACAGGTATCCCTCAATTTTGAAAAGGGGATGACCATCCTATCTGGTGAAACGGGGGCCGGAAAGTCCATCATCATCGATGCCATGAACCTGATGTTAGGGGCGCGTGCGACGACGGATGTTATTCGCCACGGAGCAGCCAAGGCGGAGATTGAGGGGCTTTTTTCCTTTGAAAATAGCAGAGCTCTGGAACAGATTTTGAGTGAACAGGGGATTGAAGTTGCGGACGAACTCATTATCCGTCGGGAAATCCTACAAAATGGCCGTTCGGTCAGCCGTGTCAATGGGCAGATGGTTAATTTATCTGTCTTGAAACAAATCGGTCAGCACCTAGTGGACATCCACGGCCAACATGACCAGGAAGAATTGATGAAGGCCCAGCACCATATCCGTCTTTTAGACAGCTTTGGAGAAGATGAGTTTTGGGCTTTAAAAGACCGCTATCAGACCACTTTTGATGCCTATCGTAGCCTCCGCAAACGAGTGCTCGAAAAGCAGAAAAATGAGCAGGAGCATAAGGCCCGCATTGAGATGCTGGAATACCAAATTGCTGAGATTGAAGCAGCAGACCTGCAGTCTGGCGAGGATGTTCAGCTCAATCAAGAGCGGGATAAGTTACTCAATCACAAGCAGATTGCGGATACCTTGACCAATGCCTATGCTCTGTTGGACAATGAAGATTTTTCAAGTTTGAACAACCTTCGTTCAGCCATGGGGGACCTGCAAAGCTTAGAAGAATTTGACCCAGAATACCAGCAGCTTTCTAGCAGTCTGACAGAAGCCTACTATGTCGTTGAAGATGTGACCAAGCGCCTCAGTGATGTGGTGGATAATCTAGACTTCGATGGCAATCGCCTGTTGCAGCTAGAAAGTCGGTTGGATTTGCTCCACACCATTACTAAAAAATACGGTGGAACGGTCGATGATGTCTTGGATTATTTTGCTAAGATCAGCGAAGAATACAATCTTCTAACAGGAAATGACCTATCTGGAGATGACTTGGAAGTGCAACTCAAGACCATGGAGAAGGAATTAGTGACCTTAGCTAGTCAGCTCAGCCAGTCCCGACATGAATTGGCCCAGTTGCTGGAAGAGATTATCCGTCAAGAATTACAAGACTTGTATATGGAAAAGGCTCGCTTCCAGGTTCGTTTTGCCAAGGGTAAGTTTAACCGAGAGGGGAATGAAATGGTGGAGTTTTACATCTCTACCAACCCTGGTGAAGACTTCAAGCCTTTGGTCAAGGTTGCTTCGGGTGGGGAATTATCCCGCTTGATGTTAGCTATTAAGTCAGCCTTTGCTCGTAAGGAAGGCAAGACTTCTATCGTCTTTGACGAGGTGGATACAGGAGTTTCAGGCCGTGTTGCCCAGGCCATTGCCCAGAAGATTTATAAAATTGGACAATATGGTCAGGTCTTGGCTATCTCACATTTGCCACAGGTGATTGCCATCGCGGATTATCAGTTCTTTATTGAGAAAATATCTGATGACCACTCGACTGTTTCCCGCGTCCGCCTTTTGACCAAAGAGGAGCGTATCGAGGAAATCGCCAAGATGTTGGCAGGTGACAAGATTACGGATGCAGCCCGTAGCCAAGCAAAAGAATTGGTTGAAAAAGGTTAG
- a CDS encoding DegV family protein, whose protein sequence is MMKIKIVTDSSTTIEAGLAKELGITIIPLSVMVDGVVYSDSDLSEGEFLELMRGAKHLPKTSQPPVGLFAETFSQLAKDGSQIIAILLSHALSGTVEAARQGATLSGADVTVLDSGFTDQAAKFQVVEAARLAQAGANKEEILTAIEEVKDKTELYIGVSTLENLVKGGRIGRVQGMLSSLLNIRVIMEMKNHQLTPIVKGRGNKAFKKWLDEFAIGLNNKDLAEIGISYSGKADFANEIKDLLQPHVETDISVLETGSIIQTHTGEDAWAILVRYE, encoded by the coding sequence ATGATGAAGATTAAAATTGTAACAGATTCTAGTACTACAATAGAAGCTGGTTTGGCTAAGGAGTTGGGGATTACCATCATTCCTTTGTCTGTTATGGTGGATGGGGTTGTCTATTCAGATAGCGACTTATCAGAAGGTGAGTTTCTCGAATTGATGAGAGGAGCCAAGCACTTACCGAAGACCAGTCAACCACCGGTAGGTCTTTTTGCGGAAACATTTAGCCAATTAGCTAAAGATGGTAGTCAGATTATTGCGATCCTTCTTTCTCATGCCTTGTCAGGAACGGTTGAAGCAGCCCGTCAAGGAGCTACCTTGTCTGGTGCAGATGTGACTGTTCTGGACTCTGGCTTTACCGACCAGGCAGCAAAATTTCAGGTAGTGGAAGCGGCTAGACTGGCACAAGCTGGTGCTAACAAGGAAGAAATCCTTACGGCCATTGAAGAGGTCAAAGATAAGACTGAACTATATATCGGGGTATCTACCCTAGAAAATCTTGTCAAGGGCGGTCGTATCGGTCGTGTACAAGGCATGCTTAGTAGCCTGCTTAACATCCGTGTTATCATGGAAATGAAGAATCATCAATTAACTCCGATTGTAAAAGGACGTGGCAATAAGGCGTTCAAAAAATGGTTGGATGAATTTGCAATCGGTCTGAACAATAAAGATCTTGCAGAAATTGGTATTTCCTACTCAGGTAAGGCGGACTTTGCCAATGAAATAAAAGACTTGCTCCAGCCCCATGTAGAAACAGATATTTCTGTATTGGAAACAGGTTCCATCATCCAAACCCACACTGGTGAAGATGCCTGGGCTATCCTAGTTCGCTATGAATAA
- a CDS encoding SGNH/GDSL hydrolase family protein — MNNRKLIQGLVFFFLCLLGSIFLFHQLIPQAPSRISQEELGLSVNRKFRYLALGDSLTEGVGDVTGQGGFVPLLAQSLVNEYGYEVDVQNFGVSGNTSKQILKRMKENEELQQALKEADLLTLTVGGNDLRKVIVSNLSNLKLSTFDKPAREYGRNLEKIVKRARQENADLPIYILGIYNPFYLSFPELTEMQTVVDKWNQTTKQITEKYKDVYFVEINDLLYKGLEGEMGLSQSSSASTNNLLYEDDHFHPNNTGYEIMKKALLEKMYETEKSWTP; from the coding sequence ATGAATAATCGGAAGTTGATACAGGGACTTGTCTTCTTTTTTCTCTGTCTATTAGGGTCAATCTTCCTATTCCATCAGTTAATCCCACAGGCGCCGTCACGCATCAGTCAGGAAGAGCTAGGTCTTTCAGTGAATAGGAAATTTCGCTATTTGGCTCTTGGGGACTCCTTGACAGAAGGAGTGGGAGATGTGACAGGTCAAGGTGGTTTTGTCCCCTTGCTTGCCCAGTCGCTAGTCAATGAGTACGGTTATGAGGTAGACGTTCAAAATTTTGGAGTTTCCGGCAATACCAGTAAGCAAATCTTGAAGCGGATGAAGGAGAATGAGGAACTCCAACAGGCCTTAAAAGAAGCTGATTTATTAACCTTGACGGTCGGTGGAAATGATCTTCGTAAGGTCATTGTCAGTAATTTAAGTAACCTCAAGCTCTCTACCTTTGATAAGCCGGCAAGGGAATATGGGAGAAATCTAGAAAAGATTGTCAAACGGGCAAGACAGGAGAATGCCGATCTCCCTATCTATATTTTGGGAATTTACAATCCCTTCTATCTCAGTTTTCCTGAATTGACCGAGATGCAGACTGTGGTTGATAAATGGAATCAGACAACCAAGCAAATCACGGAAAAATACAAGGATGTTTACTTTGTAGAAATCAATGACTTGCTCTATAAAGGTTTGGAAGGCGAGATGGGGCTTAGCCAGTCTAGTTCGGCTAGCACAAATAATTTATTGTACGAAGATGATCATTTTCATCCCAATAATACGGGATATGAAATCATGAAAAAAGCACTATTGGAGAAGATGTATGAAACTGAGAAAAGCTGGACACCTTAA
- a CDS encoding YpmS family protein yields the protein MKLRKAGHLNIWKWLFLVQLALTLGAGLVFLNRIQVKRENMTELVPSSQTDAKVGTFATNREALNQTIANYLKDYQTENFSYQLFVTNQQVVFEGTYQVFGAKIPLYIYFQPLKMEDGNVLLRILEISAGNLSLPKAEVLAYLQKNYKLPTFVKINSQEAAIQLKITELDNKFGLYGQANTIDLYNDQIIVDIYRKR from the coding sequence ATGAAACTGAGAAAAGCTGGACACCTTAATATCTGGAAGTGGCTCTTCTTGGTTCAATTGGCTTTGACATTGGGGGCGGGTCTGGTTTTTCTCAATCGTATCCAAGTTAAGAGAGAAAATATGACGGAATTGGTACCATCTAGCCAGACAGATGCAAAAGTGGGGACTTTCGCGACCAACCGTGAAGCCCTTAATCAAACCATTGCCAACTATTTAAAAGATTATCAAACGGAGAATTTTTCTTACCAATTATTTGTGACTAACCAACAGGTTGTTTTTGAAGGAACCTATCAGGTTTTTGGTGCGAAAATTCCCCTCTATATCTATTTTCAACCTCTCAAAATGGAAGATGGCAATGTTCTTCTACGAATATTGGAAATTTCAGCAGGAAATTTGTCCTTGCCCAAGGCAGAAGTTTTAGCCTATCTGCAAAAAAACTACAAATTACCCACCTTTGTCAAAATAAATTCCCAAGAGGCAGCAATTCAGTTAAAAATAACAGAATTGGACAATAAATTTGGCCTTTACGGTCAGGCCAATACCATTGATTTATACAATGACCAAATTATTGTTGATATATACAGAAAAAGGTAA
- a CDS encoding HU family DNA-binding protein, translating into MANKQDLIAKVAEATSLTKKDSAAAVDAVFAAVADYLAAGEKVQLIGFGNFEVRERSARTGRNPQTGAEIKIAASKVPAFKAGKALKDAVK; encoded by the coding sequence ATGGCTAATAAACAAGATTTGATTGCAAAAGTTGCAGAAGCAACTTCATTGACTAAAAAAGATTCAGCAGCAGCTGTTGATGCAGTATTTGCAGCAGTAGCAGACTACCTTGCAGCTGGTGAAAAAGTACAATTGATTGGCTTCGGTAACTTTGAAGTTCGTGAGCGTTCAGCACGTACAGGTCGCAACCCTCAAACAGGTGCAGAAATCAAAATCGCAGCTTCAAAAGTTCCAGCATTCAAAGCTGGTAAAGCACTTAAGGATGCGGTAAAATAA
- a CDS encoding tyrosine-type recombinase/integrase yields MWTEAHKSGKVNFVERYKDPYTQKWKRTSVLMEKDTPRIRKEAQKILDTKIADILSKLKSSEMLFTDLFDQWWTFYQQEIKRTSIASLKGNIKEIRDSFGLGIKVVNIDPKYVQNYLDNLDCSRNKKERTKSMLNLAFDYAVDLDIIKDNPARRAKLPRIKKTLEDWKKIEEKYLEEEEIKPLLKELFRRPSTYRAALLAEFMSLNGCRIGEAVSLEPNNRDFETKVLQLHGTYDHTEGYRNGEKTTPKTNASYRETIMTTREMEIIQEFEFMNELEKNTNPRYKDMGYIFTTKNGVPIQTNSFNLALKKANQRLEKPIQKNLTSHIFRHTLVSRLAENRVPLKAIMDRVGHADAKTTTQIYTHVTKNLKANVAEIMENY; encoded by the coding sequence ATGTGGACTGAAGCACATAAATCCGGAAAAGTGAATTTTGTTGAAAGATACAAAGATCCATATACTCAAAAGTGGAAACGAACATCCGTCCTCATGGAGAAAGATACTCCACGGATCAGAAAAGAGGCCCAGAAAATACTGGATACAAAGATAGCGGACATCCTCAGCAAGCTGAAAAGCTCTGAAATGCTATTTACTGATTTATTCGACCAATGGTGGACTTTCTACCAGCAAGAAATCAAACGCACTTCAATCGCTTCTCTGAAGGGCAATATTAAGGAAATCAGAGACAGTTTTGGTCTGGGTATCAAAGTAGTCAATATTGACCCAAAATATGTCCAAAATTACCTAGACAACCTAGATTGCTCCAGGAACAAGAAAGAGCGTACCAAATCCATGTTGAACCTTGCTTTTGATTATGCAGTTGACCTGGACATCATCAAAGACAATCCTGCTAGGCGAGCTAAACTGCCACGGATAAAAAAGACCTTGGAAGACTGGAAAAAGATTGAAGAAAAATATCTTGAGGAAGAGGAAATTAAGCCCCTGCTGAAAGAATTGTTCAGGCGACCTAGCACATACCGAGCTGCATTACTAGCAGAATTTATGAGCCTAAATGGCTGCCGTATTGGTGAAGCGGTCAGTCTTGAACCAAACAATCGTGATTTTGAAACCAAGGTCTTACAACTGCACGGGACCTATGACCACACAGAAGGTTACCGCAACGGTGAGAAAACAACGCCAAAGACTAATGCTTCCTATCGCGAAACAATTATGACCACCCGCGAAATGGAAATTATTCAAGAGTTTGAATTTATGAATGAGCTAGAAAAAAATACTAACCCACGATATAAAGATATGGGCTACATCTTTACAACCAAGAATGGCGTACCTATACAAACCAACTCTTTCAACCTAGCCTTGAAGAAGGCAAATCAGCGACTTGAAAAACCAATTCAGAAAAACTTGACCAGCCACATCTTCCGCCATACCCTTGTCAGTCGTCTAGCAGAAAACAGAGTTCCCTTGAAAGCTATCATGGACCGTGTCGGACATGCAGATGCTAAGACTACAACCCAAATTTACACCCATGTCACAAAGAATCTTAAGGCAAATGTAGCTGAAATCATGGAAAATTACTGA